The Hymenobacter oligotrophus genome has a window encoding:
- a CDS encoding class I SAM-dependent methyltransferase, whose protein sequence is MSSDPNQLFSANAFRRVDETPDAQFYRQPRFVTHIDEGAIAAVTQLYREYFAAGSTLLDLMSSWVSHLPPEVQYGRVVGLGMNEAELRANPRLQAYVVQDLNQQPQLPFADAEFGGGAICVSVDYLTQPVAVMQELGRVLQPGAPLVITFSNRCFPTKAIAAWHQLSDQGHLQLVGQYLQAAGNWHGIELLDRSPRPRGFSDPLFAVVGQAGAAQRP, encoded by the coding sequence ATGAGCTCCGACCCCAACCAGCTATTCTCGGCCAATGCCTTTCGGCGCGTCGACGAAACGCCCGATGCCCAGTTTTACCGGCAGCCGCGCTTTGTTACGCACATTGATGAGGGCGCCATTGCGGCCGTTACGCAGCTCTACCGCGAGTATTTTGCCGCGGGTAGCACCTTGCTCGATTTGATGAGCAGCTGGGTAAGCCACCTGCCGCCCGAGGTGCAGTACGGCCGCGTGGTGGGCCTGGGCATGAACGAGGCCGAGCTGCGGGCCAACCCGCGCCTGCAAGCCTACGTGGTGCAAGACCTCAATCAGCAACCCCAGCTGCCCTTCGCCGACGCCGAGTTTGGCGGCGGCGCCATTTGCGTGTCCGTTGATTATCTTACGCAGCCCGTGGCGGTAATGCAGGAGCTAGGCCGCGTGTTGCAGCCCGGCGCGCCGTTGGTCATTACTTTCTCCAACCGCTGCTTCCCCACCAAAGCCATAGCCGCCTGGCACCAGCTCAGCGACCAAGGCCACCTGCAACTGGTAGGGCAATACCTGCAAGCGGCCGGCAACTGGCACGGCATCGAGCTGCTCGACCGCAGCCCGCGCCCGCGCGGATTTTCCGATCCGCTGTTTGCGGTGGTGGGCCAGGCCGGGGCCGCGCAGCGGCCCTAA
- a CDS encoding class I SAM-dependent methyltransferase — protein sequence MDATNTYLELNRALWNARTEHHLTSEFYNVEGFRAGKSSLNSIELELLGKVAGKRVLHLQCHFGQDSLSLARLGAQVTGVDLSDEAIAAARRLNTELGLTAEFVRSDVYELPQHLPAEQQFDVVFTSYGVIGWLPDLGRWAEVVARYLKPGGQFLLVEFHPVVWMFNNDFTHVQYSYFNAGAIEETETGTYADREAPLVHQSITWNHSLSEVIGSLLGKGLQLTHFSEYDYSPYDCFAHTVPAGEGRYHIGPLGDKAPLVYAVAATKP from the coding sequence ATGGACGCAACCAATACCTACCTCGAACTGAACCGTGCCCTCTGGAACGCCCGTACCGAGCACCACCTAACGTCGGAGTTTTACAATGTGGAAGGCTTCCGGGCCGGTAAATCGTCGCTGAACAGCATCGAGCTGGAGCTGCTGGGCAAGGTGGCCGGCAAGCGGGTGCTGCACCTGCAGTGCCACTTCGGGCAGGATTCGTTGTCGCTGGCGCGGCTGGGGGCGCAGGTAACCGGCGTCGATCTGTCGGACGAAGCCATTGCCGCGGCTCGCCGGCTGAACACCGAACTGGGCCTCACGGCGGAGTTTGTGCGCTCCGATGTGTACGAGCTGCCCCAGCACTTGCCCGCCGAGCAGCAGTTTGATGTGGTGTTTACCAGCTACGGCGTAATCGGCTGGCTGCCCGACCTAGGCCGCTGGGCTGAGGTGGTAGCGCGCTACCTGAAACCGGGCGGGCAATTCCTGCTCGTGGAGTTTCACCCGGTGGTTTGGATGTTCAATAACGACTTCACCCACGTGCAGTACAGCTACTTCAACGCGGGCGCCATCGAGGAAACCGAAACCGGCACCTACGCCGACCGCGAGGCGCCCTTGGTACACCAATCCATTACCTGGAACCATAGCCTGAGCGAGGTGATTGGCAGCCTGTTGGGGAAGGGGCTGCAGCTCACGCATTTCTCCGAGTACGATTACTCGCCCTACGACTGCTTTGCCCACACGGTGCCGGCCGGCGAGGGGCGCTACCACATTGGGCCCCTGGGTGATAAAGCCCCGTTGGTGTACGCCGTGGCGGCAACCAAGCCGTAG
- a CDS encoding TolB family protein, giving the protein MKMPALVRALPLLCLSAFSAVAVAQTKPTPKASAKAPIKAPAPAAAPWKGTLVHGYTDDINVYDFASKADRTVLEKAQQPFCAADGDIYYVNDAFPKGKYLIKKSNPSASQFRNVLDMSADNPEYKQALADYSVIRGTGISAILSSMYDPKVSPDGKYLSVTVLGYAGQAFPKNCVAVFDKATGKLVTKFDDKYYGNWLPDGRLLMSGAHKTVSTDGSIYTSPQPGIFLTDASLSNPQRIDQGLDDPAPYHATASPDGKRVAFVLNNHVWVMNLDGSNLKQLTAADNDNIETYPTWSPDGKHVACWAYKTFERSYYTAIAVVPSSAAAPVVLSDKAAVWPRDTKGYRISGGSNQFSWR; this is encoded by the coding sequence ATGAAAATGCCTGCCCTCGTTCGTGCCCTGCCGTTGCTCTGCCTTAGTGCTTTCTCGGCGGTTGCCGTGGCCCAAACCAAGCCCACACCTAAAGCTTCTGCCAAAGCCCCCATTAAAGCTCCCGCGCCGGCCGCGGCGCCCTGGAAAGGCACTTTGGTGCACGGTTACACCGACGACATCAACGTGTATGATTTCGCATCGAAGGCCGACCGCACGGTGCTGGAGAAAGCGCAGCAGCCGTTTTGCGCAGCCGATGGCGACATCTACTACGTAAACGACGCTTTTCCGAAGGGGAAGTACCTGATCAAGAAGAGCAACCCCTCGGCCTCGCAGTTTCGCAACGTGCTCGATATGAGCGCCGACAACCCCGAGTACAAGCAGGCCTTGGCCGACTACAGCGTAATCAGGGGCACGGGTATTTCGGCTATTCTGAGCAGCATGTACGACCCCAAAGTGTCGCCCGATGGCAAGTACCTTTCCGTAACGGTGCTGGGCTACGCGGGCCAGGCGTTTCCGAAAAACTGCGTGGCCGTGTTCGACAAGGCCACGGGCAAGCTCGTCACCAAATTCGACGACAAGTATTACGGCAACTGGCTGCCCGATGGCCGCTTGCTGATGAGCGGCGCCCACAAAACCGTCAGCACCGATGGCAGCATTTACACCTCGCCGCAACCGGGCATATTCCTCACCGATGCCAGCCTGAGCAACCCGCAGCGCATCGACCAAGGCCTCGACGACCCGGCGCCCTACCACGCCACCGCCAGCCCCGATGGCAAGCGCGTAGCGTTTGTGTTAAATAACCACGTGTGGGTAATGAACCTCGACGGCAGCAACCTGAAACAGCTCACGGCCGCCGACAACGACAACATCGAAACCTACCCTACTTGGTCGCCCGATGGCAAGCACGTGGCCTGCTGGGCTTACAAAACCTTCGAGCGCAGCTACTACACGGCCATTGCGGTGGTGCCCTCCTCGGCTGCCGCGCCGGTGGTGCTGTCCGATAAAGCCGCCGTATGGCCCCGCGACACCAAAGGCTACCGCATCAGCGGCGGCAGCAACCAGTTTTCGTGGCGCTAA
- a CDS encoding mechanosensitive ion channel family protein: MSDLGLDLPYQLDIALRTAAVILGGLAAGLLLKLAIFAVLRTYSHRPNDPVLLQSVVRRLKRPSGYFLPVLVLSFVLPLAPLAPKPFEVMRRIVETGLITSFAWCLVRLVRVVQDMVQHHYRLDEGDNLRVRKLFTQLQFVRKFVVSLIVFLAVALVLMSFATVRKIGTGLVTSAGIASVIVGFAAQRSISNLLAGFQIAFTQPIRLDDVLVVEGEWGRVEEITFTYVVLRIWDERRLVLPLNYFIEKPFQNWTRTTSQLLGTVHLQTDYTIPVDEVRTALQRIVEQSQYWDKRLCVLHVTDSKDRTLELRALVSAASSGDIWELRCEVREKLLGFVQQHYPQCLPRIRTSTPEPNALGAAAEA; this comes from the coding sequence ATGTCCGACCTAGGCCTCGACCTCCCCTACCAGCTCGATATTGCCTTACGCACGGCCGCCGTAATCCTGGGCGGTTTGGCGGCCGGGCTGCTGCTCAAGCTGGCCATCTTCGCGGTGTTGCGTACCTACAGCCACCGCCCCAACGACCCCGTGCTGCTGCAATCGGTGGTGCGGCGGCTGAAGCGCCCGAGCGGCTACTTTTTGCCCGTGCTGGTGCTGTCGTTTGTGCTGCCGCTGGCCCCGCTCGCGCCCAAGCCTTTCGAGGTAATGCGCCGAATCGTAGAAACCGGCCTGATTACCTCGTTTGCGTGGTGCCTGGTGCGGCTGGTGCGGGTGGTGCAAGACATGGTGCAGCACCACTACCGCCTCGATGAGGGCGACAACCTGCGCGTGCGCAAACTGTTTACGCAGTTGCAGTTTGTGCGCAAGTTTGTGGTGTCGCTGATCGTGTTTCTGGCCGTGGCATTGGTGCTGATGAGCTTTGCCACAGTACGCAAAATTGGTACGGGGCTGGTCACCTCGGCGGGCATCGCCAGCGTAATTGTGGGCTTTGCGGCCCAGCGCTCCATCAGCAACTTGCTGGCCGGCTTTCAGATAGCCTTTACCCAACCCATCCGGCTCGACGACGTGTTGGTGGTGGAGGGCGAGTGGGGCCGCGTAGAGGAAATTACCTTCACCTACGTGGTGCTGCGCATCTGGGACGAGCGCCGTTTGGTGCTGCCGCTCAACTACTTTATCGAGAAACCTTTCCAGAATTGGACGCGCACTACCTCGCAGCTGCTCGGCACCGTGCACCTGCAAACCGACTACACTATTCCGGTAGACGAGGTGCGAACGGCCCTGCAGCGCATTGTGGAGCAAAGCCAGTACTGGGATAAGCGCCTGTGCGTGCTGCACGTAACCGACTCCAAAGACCGAACCCTGGAGCTGCGCGCCCTGGTTAGTGCGGCCAGCTCGGGCGACATTTGGGAGCTGCGCTGCGAGGTGCGCGAAAAGCTGCTCGGCTTTGTGCAGCAGCATTACCCGCAGTGCCTGCCCCGCATCCGTACCAGCACCCCGGAGCCTAACGCCCTAGGTGCTGCCGCCGAAGCATAG
- a CDS encoding 2'-5' RNA ligase family protein yields the protein MPAIDAPLILTLSLDKKSFDYFNALRQKHFPPERNYLDAHFTLFHHLPSAEYDAITATLAARAHAQPPLPMRVTGLQFLGRGVAFALEAPEAEALHRELQALWREQLTPQDQQRRRPHVTIQNKVTPAAARQLYEQLSASFQPFEATGTGLQLWAYRNGPWELLRSFAFGA from the coding sequence ATGCCTGCTATTGACGCTCCACTTATCCTCACCCTTTCGCTCGACAAAAAGTCGTTCGACTACTTCAACGCCTTGCGGCAGAAGCACTTTCCGCCGGAGCGCAACTACCTCGACGCCCACTTTACGCTCTTCCACCACCTGCCCAGCGCCGAGTACGATGCCATTACCGCCACGCTGGCAGCTCGGGCCCACGCCCAGCCTCCCCTACCAATGCGGGTAACGGGGTTGCAGTTTTTGGGGCGTGGGGTAGCGTTTGCGCTCGAGGCCCCCGAGGCCGAAGCTTTGCACCGCGAGCTGCAAGCTCTGTGGCGCGAGCAGCTTACCCCACAAGACCAGCAGCGGCGGCGGCCGCACGTTACCATTCAGAACAAGGTAACGCCCGCTGCGGCCCGCCAGCTGTACGAGCAGCTAAGCGCCTCGTTTCAGCCGTTCGAGGCTACCGGCACGGGCTTGCAGCTGTGGGCTTACCGCAACGGCCCTTGGGAGCTGCTGCGAAGTTTCGCGTTTGGCGCCTAG
- the pncA gene encoding bifunctional nicotinamidase/pyrazinamidase, with protein MKALLLIDIQNDFVPGGALAVPGGDQIIPLANALQPRFELVVATQDWHPRTHKSFAANHPGKHEFETTELHGLEQVLWPVHCVQGTSGAELHPALDTQRIEAIFRKGTDPEIDSYSGLFDNGHRKATGLADYLRGKGVRQVYVAGLAGDYCVYFTAKDALREGFETYLIEDAARPISAEGYEQAKADIERLGGRLVSSAAVLSQQAAT; from the coding sequence ATGAAAGCTCTGCTGCTCATCGACATTCAGAACGACTTTGTACCGGGCGGGGCGCTGGCCGTGCCCGGGGGCGACCAAATTATTCCGCTGGCCAACGCGCTGCAACCGCGCTTCGAGCTGGTGGTGGCCACCCAGGATTGGCACCCGCGCACGCACAAAAGTTTCGCGGCCAACCACCCGGGCAAGCACGAGTTCGAAACCACCGAATTGCACGGGCTGGAGCAAGTGTTGTGGCCGGTACACTGCGTGCAGGGCACGTCCGGCGCCGAGCTGCACCCGGCACTCGACACGCAGCGCATCGAGGCTATTTTCCGGAAAGGCACCGACCCTGAAATCGACAGCTACAGCGGCCTGTTTGACAACGGCCACCGGAAGGCTACGGGCCTGGCCGATTACCTGCGCGGCAAAGGCGTGCGGCAGGTGTACGTGGCCGGCTTGGCCGGCGACTACTGCGTGTACTTCACGGCCAAGGATGCCCTACGCGAGGGCTTCGAGACTTACCTGATTGAGGATGCCGCGCGGCCCATTTCGGCGGAGGGTTACGAGCAGGCCAAGGCTGATATTGAGCGCCTAGGCGGCCGGTTGGTAAGCAGCGCCGCGGTGCTAAGCCAGCAAGCCGCCACCTAG
- the ctlX gene encoding citrulline utilization hydrolase CtlX has translation MQAARTVFVVRPARFGFNAETAVSNSFQQAHGHLGAELVQQQAHAEFEAAVATLRAQGVEVLVFEDTAEPPKPDAVFPNNWLTLHPDGRAVLYPMCTPNRRTERRPDILAALGSEFEVREVVDLSAYENLGQYLEGTGSIVFDHPNRVAYACLSPRTDAALFGQVADMLGYRTVAFRAHDAQGQAIYHTNVMMCVGPQFAVVCLESITDAAERAQVKAELGSTGHELVEISLGQVAQFAGNMLALQSGAGKALLVLSGQAQAALTQAQREQLQRHCQLVPLAIPTIETIGGGSARCMLGEVYLPRRQYSESAT, from the coding sequence ATGCAGGCAGCCCGTACCGTATTTGTTGTTCGTCCGGCCCGGTTTGGCTTCAATGCCGAAACCGCCGTTTCCAATTCGTTTCAGCAAGCCCACGGCCACCTCGGCGCCGAGCTGGTGCAGCAGCAAGCCCACGCCGAGTTTGAGGCAGCCGTGGCTACGCTGCGCGCACAAGGGGTAGAGGTGCTGGTGTTCGAGGATACCGCCGAGCCGCCCAAGCCCGATGCCGTATTTCCGAACAACTGGCTTACGCTGCACCCCGATGGCCGTGCCGTGCTGTACCCCATGTGCACGCCCAACCGCCGCACCGAGCGCCGGCCCGATATTTTGGCGGCCCTGGGCAGCGAGTTTGAAGTGCGCGAAGTAGTCGACCTATCGGCGTACGAAAACCTAGGGCAGTACCTCGAGGGCACAGGCAGCATCGTGTTCGACCACCCCAACCGCGTGGCCTACGCCTGCCTGTCGCCGCGCACCGATGCCGCGCTGTTCGGGCAAGTGGCCGATATGCTGGGGTACCGCACGGTGGCTTTTCGGGCGCACGATGCACAGGGCCAAGCCATTTACCATACCAACGTAATGATGTGTGTGGGCCCGCAGTTTGCCGTGGTGTGCCTCGAAAGCATTACCGACGCCGCCGAGCGCGCCCAAGTAAAGGCGGAGTTGGGCAGCACCGGCCACGAGCTGGTTGAAATCAGCCTAGGGCAGGTGGCGCAGTTTGCCGGCAACATGCTGGCCTTGCAATCCGGGGCTGGCAAAGCGCTGCTGGTGCTATCGGGGCAGGCGCAAGCGGCACTAACCCAGGCCCAGCGCGAGCAACTGCAGCGCCACTGCCAACTGGTGCCGCTGGCCATACCCACCATCGAAACCATTGGGGGCGGCAGTGCCCGCTGCATGCTGGGCGAGGTATACCTGCCCCGGCGGCAATACTCGGAGTCTGCAACCTAG
- a CDS encoding cupin domain-containing protein has protein sequence MAYQGQFIENPITGQSIYFLTTTRQSCGAELVVESSYRGRSLEPQPHFHPTQEEHFEVLQGEVTVRLDGTLRTLRCGEELRIAPGQVHSMWNSSEARATVRWTTRPALRTEEFLETVFTLAQAGLVTPGGVPGVLQSSLLAGEFEGEFRLAEPPRWVQNILFGLLRPIALLLGLRAVYSPVRKTKIA, from the coding sequence ATGGCTTATCAAGGTCAGTTCATCGAAAACCCGATTACCGGACAAAGCATTTATTTCCTGACGACTACTCGCCAAAGCTGCGGCGCCGAGTTGGTCGTCGAATCAAGCTACCGCGGACGGAGCCTCGAGCCCCAGCCGCACTTTCACCCCACGCAAGAAGAACATTTCGAGGTGCTGCAAGGCGAGGTAACGGTACGCCTCGATGGCACCCTGCGCACCTTACGCTGCGGCGAGGAGCTACGCATTGCGCCCGGCCAAGTACACAGCATGTGGAACAGCTCCGAAGCCCGCGCCACTGTGCGCTGGACTACCCGGCCCGCCCTGCGCACCGAGGAGTTTCTGGAAACGGTATTCACCCTGGCGCAGGCTGGGTTGGTAACGCCCGGCGGCGTGCCCGGCGTGCTGCAATCGTCGCTGTTGGCCGGCGAGTTCGAGGGTGAGTTTCGGCTTGCCGAGCCGCCGCGCTGGGTGCAAAACATATTGTTTGGCTTGCTGCGGCCCATTGCACTCCTATTGGGGCTGCGGGCGGTGTACAGCCCCGTGCGCAAAACCAAAATAGCCTAG
- a CDS encoding DUF5872 domain-containing protein — protein sequence MAKESASKAAAAHKPAAKRTPDDTYTDPKLREKLKAQIMAGDKGGEAGQWSARKSQLLTREYKKAGGGYNNRKPTEAQAHLHEWTEQHWQTADGKPAQRARGTARYLPKEAWEQLTPAQQKATDAKKRAGSRAGKQHVENTAAAKAANRNASQHD from the coding sequence ATGGCAAAGGAATCAGCCAGCAAAGCCGCAGCTGCGCACAAGCCCGCCGCCAAACGGACGCCGGACGACACCTACACCGACCCCAAGCTGCGCGAAAAGCTAAAGGCACAGATTATGGCCGGCGACAAAGGCGGCGAGGCCGGCCAGTGGAGCGCCCGCAAATCGCAGCTGCTCACCCGCGAGTACAAAAAGGCCGGCGGAGGCTACAACAACCGCAAACCCACCGAAGCGCAAGCGCACCTGCACGAGTGGACGGAGCAGCACTGGCAAACGGCCGACGGCAAACCGGCCCAACGCGCCCGCGGCACCGCCCGCTACTTGCCCAAGGAGGCTTGGGAGCAACTAACACCGGCCCAGCAAAAAGCCACCGACGCCAAGAAACGCGCCGGTTCGCGCGCCGGCAAACAACACGTGGAGAACACGGCTGCGGCCAAAGCAGCCAACCGCAACGCCAGCCAGCACGACTA
- a CDS encoding malate:quinone oxidoreductase: MTSIDNSSEQSLDVVLVGAGIMSATLGMMLKELQPELSIAVVERLDVAAAESSDAWNNAGTGHSAFCELNYTPEKADGSIDTSKAIKIADQFEQSKQFWAFLAEKYQVTGLSRFINHIPHLSFVWGEENVNFLRKRHAALTQSPLFKGMGYSEDREQLLKWMPLVMEGRDPSQKVAATCMDMGTDVNFGSLTRGMFHLLQEKPNVAFHFNQEVTKLRRKDDGTWRIKAKDRATGDTLKLRARFVFIGAGGGSLPLLISSGIPEAAGFGGFPVSGQWLKCVNPEVIERHQAKVYGKAEVGSPPMSVPHLDTRMINGKRELLFGPYAGFTTKFLKKGSFLDLPLSIKLSNMRPMIIAGLKNIPLTRYLIDQVRQSPEDRFASLKQYLPEARFEDWELEIAGQRVQVIKKDKKAGGVLEFGTEVVAASDGSIAALLGASPGASTAVSIMVGLIERCFPQQARTPEWQAKFKEMIPSYGVSLHEHPQMVEEIREYTGRVLNLMAAEPTEAK, translated from the coding sequence ATGACTTCTATAGATAACTCTTCCGAACAATCCCTCGACGTAGTGCTCGTTGGGGCCGGCATCATGAGTGCCACCCTGGGCATGATGCTCAAGGAGCTGCAGCCCGAGCTGAGCATTGCCGTGGTGGAACGCCTCGACGTAGCCGCGGCCGAAAGCTCCGACGCCTGGAACAACGCCGGCACGGGCCACTCGGCCTTTTGCGAGCTGAACTACACCCCCGAAAAAGCCGACGGCTCGATTGACACGAGCAAGGCCATCAAGATTGCCGACCAGTTCGAGCAGTCGAAGCAGTTTTGGGCTTTCCTTGCCGAGAAGTACCAGGTAACCGGGCTCAGCCGCTTCATCAACCACATTCCGCACCTCAGCTTTGTGTGGGGCGAGGAGAACGTGAACTTCCTGCGCAAGCGCCACGCGGCCCTCACGCAGTCGCCGCTGTTCAAGGGCATGGGCTACTCCGAAGACCGCGAGCAACTGCTGAAGTGGATGCCCTTGGTGATGGAAGGCCGCGACCCTAGCCAGAAGGTAGCCGCTACCTGCATGGACATGGGCACCGACGTCAACTTCGGCTCGCTCACCCGCGGCATGTTTCACTTGCTGCAGGAGAAGCCCAACGTAGCCTTCCATTTCAACCAAGAGGTAACCAAGCTGCGCCGCAAGGACGACGGCACTTGGCGCATCAAAGCCAAAGACCGCGCCACCGGCGACACCCTGAAGCTGCGGGCCCGCTTTGTGTTTATTGGGGCGGGCGGGGGCTCGTTGCCGCTGCTCATTAGCTCGGGCATTCCGGAGGCCGCTGGCTTTGGCGGCTTCCCCGTGAGCGGCCAGTGGCTGAAGTGCGTGAACCCCGAAGTAATTGAGCGCCACCAAGCCAAGGTGTACGGCAAGGCCGAGGTAGGCTCGCCGCCCATGTCGGTGCCGCACCTGGATACCCGCATGATCAACGGCAAGCGCGAGCTGCTGTTTGGGCCCTACGCCGGCTTCACCACCAAGTTCCTGAAGAAAGGCTCGTTCCTGGATTTGCCGCTGAGCATCAAGCTCAGCAACATGCGCCCCATGATCATTGCCGGCCTCAAGAACATCCCGCTCACACGCTACCTCATCGATCAGGTGCGTCAGTCGCCGGAAGACCGCTTTGCTTCGCTGAAGCAATACCTGCCCGAAGCCCGCTTTGAGGACTGGGAGCTGGAAATTGCCGGCCAGCGCGTGCAGGTAATCAAGAAAGACAAGAAAGCGGGCGGCGTGCTCGAGTTCGGTACCGAGGTGGTAGCCGCTTCCGATGGCTCCATTGCTGCGCTGCTGGGTGCCTCGCCGGGTGCCTCCACAGCCGTGAGCATTATGGTGGGCTTGATTGAGCGCTGCTTTCCGCAGCAGGCCCGCACGCCTGAGTGGCAGGCCAAGTTCAAGGAAATGATTCCGTCGTACGGCGTATCGCTGCACGAGCACCCGCAAATGGTGGAGGAAATCCGGGAGTACACCGGCCGCGTGCTGAACCTGATGGCGGCCGAGCCCACCGAGGCAAAGTAA
- a CDS encoding BLUF domain-containing protein yields MHHIVYQSTAVEPFSAEALWVMLDHARRKNRRIGITGLLLYSNGNILQILEGEEPVVQELYEAIQHDVRHTNVITLADGPIENRMFSDWTMGFQNVAEGDFRHLIDQAEANQKLLPTVVHPEVDEPLICLIKSFVEDEQPLI; encoded by the coding sequence ATGCACCACATCGTATACCAAAGCACCGCCGTCGAGCCTTTTTCAGCCGAAGCCCTGTGGGTGATGCTCGACCACGCGCGGCGCAAAAACCGGCGCATCGGCATTACCGGGCTGCTGCTGTATAGCAATGGCAACATTCTGCAGATTCTGGAAGGCGAGGAGCCGGTGGTGCAGGAGCTGTACGAGGCCATTCAGCACGACGTACGCCACACTAACGTGATTACCCTGGCCGATGGCCCCATCGAAAACCGTATGTTTTCGGACTGGACCATGGGCTTTCAGAACGTGGCCGAAGGCGACTTCCGACACCTCATCGACCAAGCCGAAGCCAACCAGAAACTGCTGCCCACGGTGGTGCACCCCGAGGTCGACGAGCCGCTGATTTGCCTCATCAAATCGTTTGTGGAAGACGAGCAGCCCCTGATTTAG